One genomic window of Camelina sativa cultivar DH55 chromosome 5, Cs, whole genome shotgun sequence includes the following:
- the LOC104786366 gene encoding zinc transporter 3-like — protein sequence MKTKNVKLLLFFLSISVLLIAVVNAAEGHSHGKPQCECSHDDDHDNKEGARKYKIAAIPSVLIAGVIGVLFPLLGKVFPPLRPETPFFFVTKAFAAGVILATGFMHVLPEAYTMLNSPCLTSEAWEFPFTGFIAMVAAILTLSVDTFATSSFYKSHCKASKQINDGESAEPSVDSAQVQVLRTRIIAQVLELGILVHSVVIGISLGASQSPEAAKALFIALMFHQCFEGLGLGGCIAQGKFKCLSVTLMSTFFAITTPIGIVVGMGIANSYDESSPTALIVQGVLNAASAGILIYMSLVDLLAADFMPPKMQSNTGLQIMAHIALLIGAGLMSLLAKWA from the exons ATGAAGACCAAGAACGTGAAactcttactcttcttcttatccATCTCCGTCCTCCTCATCGCGGTCGTCAACGCAGCCGAAGGCCATTCACATGGGAAACCGCAATGTGAATGCTCACACGATGACGACCATGACAACAAAGAGGGAGCAAGGAAGTACAAGATCGCGGCAATACCTTCGGTTCTAATTGCCGGCGTAATCGGAGTTCTTTTCCCATTGTTAGGCAAAGTCTTCCCTCCTTTGCGTCCAGAAACACCTTTCTTCTTCGTCACGAAAGCTTTTGCCGCCGGAGTTATCCTCGCAACCGGATTTATGCACGTCTTGCCTGAGGCTTACACGATGCTTAACTCGCCGTGTCTAACCTCAGAAGCTTGGGAATTCCCATTCACCGGGTTTATTGCGATGGTCGCTGCGATCTTGACGCTATCCGTCGATACATTTGCCACTTCAAGTTTCTATAAATCTCATTGTAAAGCGTCCAAGCAGATCAACGATGGAGAATCCGCCGAGCCTTCGGTCGACTCCGCCCAAGTCCAAGTTCTCCGAACTAGAATTATTGCACAG gtattggagttgggaatattaGTACACTCAGTGGTAATAGGAATATCACTCGGAGCTTCACAGAGCCCAGAGGCTGCAAAAGCTCTCTTTATTGCATTAATGTTTCATCAGTGCTTCGAAGGTCTTGGCCTTGGTGGTTGTATTGCTCAG GGAAAATTCAAGTGTTTGTCAGTAACATTGATGTCAACGTTCTTCGCAATAACGACACCAATAGGTATCGTTGTGGGAATGGGAATAGCAAATTCGTACGATGAGTCTTCACCAACTGCTCTGATCGTTCAAGGAGTATTGAACGCTGCATCCGCAGGTATTCTTATCTACATGTCTCTGGTCGACCTTCTCGCAGCAGATTTCATGCCCCCTAAGATGCAATCCAATACTGGGCTTCAAATCATGGCCCATATTGCTCTCCTTATTGGTGCTGGCCTCATGTCTCTATTGGCCAAATGGGCTTGA
- the LOC104786367 gene encoding choline-phosphate cytidylyltransferase 1 (The sequence of the model RefSeq protein was modified relative to this genomic sequence to represent the inferred CDS: added 62 bases not found in genome assembly), with protein sequence MSNVTGDRTDDGVSTAVAVSASTAVQSSPPTDRPVRVYADGIYDLFHFGHARSLEQAKKSFPNTYLLVGCCNDETTHKYKGRTVMTAEERYESLRHCKWVDEVIPDAPWVVNQEFLDKHHIDYVAHDALPYADSSGAGKDVYEFVKKVGRFKETMRTEGISTSDIIMRIVKDYNQYVMRNLDRGYSREDLGVSFVKEKRLRVNMRLKKLQERVKEQQERVGEKIQTVKMLRNEWVENADRWVAGFLEIFEEGCHKMGTAIVDSIMRQKSVDRLENGQDDDTDDQFYEEYFDHDMGSDDEQFYDEEEIKEEEKEHAVKTDAKENK encoded by the exons CTCTACAGCTGTCCAGAGTTCCCCTCCCACTGATCGTCCTGTCCGCGTCTACGCCGATGGGATCTACGATCTTTTCCATTTTGGTCACGCTCGATCTCTCGAACAGGCCAAGAAATC GTTTCCAAACACTTACCTTCTTGTTGGATGTTGCAACGATGAAACTACCCATAAGTACAAGGGAAGGACTGTAATGACTGCTGAAGAGCGATATGAATCACTTCGGCATTGCAA GTGGGTGGATGAAGTCATCCCAGATGCACCATGGGTGGTCAACCAGGAGTTTCTTGACAAGCACCATATTGACTATGTCGCCCACGATGCACTTCC GTATGCTGATTCCAGTGGAGCTGGAAAGGATGTTTATGAATTT GTTAAGAAAGTTGGGAGGTTTAAGGAAACTATGAGAACTGAAGGAATATCTACCTCGGACATAATAATGAGAATAGTGAAAGATTACAACCAGTATGTCATGCGTAACTTGGATAGAGGATATTCAAGGGAAGATCTTGGAGTTAGCTTTGTCAAG GAAAAGAGACTTAGAGTTAATATGAGGCTAAAGAAACTCCAGGAGAGGGTCaaagaacaacaagaaagagTGGGAGAAAAG ATCCAAACTGTAAAAATGCTGCGTAACGAGTGGGTTGAAAATGCAGATCGCTGGGTCGCTGGATTTCTTGAAATATTTGAAGAAGGTTGCCATAAGATG GGAACTGCAATCGTAGACAGTATAATGCGACAAAAGTCGGTAGACAGGCTGGAGAACGGTCAGGATGATGACACAGACGATCAGTTCTATGAAGAATACTTCGACCATGACATGGGTAGTGATGACGAACAGTTCTATGACGAGGAAGaaataaaggaagaagagaaagagcacGCGGTTAAAACGGATGCAAAAGAGAACAAGTAA